In the Hordeum vulgare subsp. vulgare chromosome 7H, MorexV3_pseudomolecules_assembly, whole genome shotgun sequence genome, one interval contains:
- the LOC123407707 gene encoding serine/threonine-protein kinase-like protein CR4 → MGSVLALSLCCLTLLPSWAYGLGSMGSISVSYGEDGPVFCGLSSDGSHLVACSGADASVVYGAPLRIPFLGLTAGDGFACGLLLDTSQPYCWGSNSYVKIGVPQPMVEGVEYSMLSAGDNHLCALRMPDKGIPHGDTSVIDCWGYNMTATHVVAGAVSTISAGSVFNCALFSRNRTVFCWGDETVSGVIGLAPRNVKFQSIGAGGYHVCGVLENAQVFCWGRSLEMQQVSPTGAIGEGDVSIVPMDAMVSVVGGRFHACGIRSLDHQVACWGFQLQNSTSAPKGLRLYAIVAGDYFTCGVPAETSMKPRCWGNSGPLALPMAVSPGICVSAACSPGYYEYVNHGELGGSKACKPGNSRLCLPCSAACPDNSYESSPCNVTADRVCQFDCSRCVSDECWSYCTSRKQTNNHKSMDFQMHIFVAEIAFAIILIFTVTAIACLYVRHKLRDCRCSKSKLRMTKSTTYSFRKDNMKIQPDVEDLKIRRAQEFSYEELEQATDGFSEDSQVGKGSFSCVFRGILRDGTVVAVKRAIKVSDAKKSSKEFHTELDLLSRLNHAHLLDLLGYCEDGSERLLVYEFMAHGSLYQHLHGKDSNLKKQLNWTRRVTIAVQAARGIEYLHGYACPPVIHRDIKSSNILIDEDHNARVADFGLSIMGPVDSGTPLSELPAGTLGYLDPEYYRLHYLTTKSDVYSFGVVLLEILSGRKAIDMQLEEGNIVEWAAPLIKAGDISGILDPALSPPSDPEALKKIAAVACKCVRMRGKDRPSMDKVTTSLERALALLMGSPCIEQPILPTEVVLGSSRMHKKVSQRSSNQSCSENELVDGDDQRIEYRAPSWITFPSVTSSQRRKSSASEADLDGRTTTDGRNVGSSIGDGLRSLEEEIGPASPQENLYLQHNF, encoded by the coding sequence ATGGGCAGTgttctagctctctctctctgctgcctAACCTTGCTACCGAGCTGGGCCTATGGCCTCGGCTCCATGGGATCCATCTCGGTGTCCTACGGCGAGGACGGTCCGGTGTTCTGCGGCCTCAGCTCGGACGGCTCCCACTTGGTCGCCTGCTCCGGCGCGGACGCCTCTGTCGTCTACGGTGCTCCCCTCAGGATCCCCTTCCTCGGCCTCACCGCGGGGGATGGGTTCGCGTGCGGTCTCCTGCTGGATACCAGTCAGCCTTACTGCTGGGGGAGCAACTCATATGTCAAGATCGGGGTGCCGCAACCAATGGTCGAGGGCGTGGAGTATTCTATGCTCAGCGCCGGGGACAACCACCTCTGTGCACTGCGGATGCCTGACAAGGGGATTCCTCACGGTGATACTTCAGTGATAGATTGCTGGGGGTACAACATGACTGCCACACATGTTGTCGCCGGAGCCGTGTCCACCATATCAGCCGGCTCGGTGTTCAATTGTGCCTTGTTTTCACGGAACAGGACAGTCTTCTGCTGGGGTGATGAGACAGTGAGTGGTGTGATTGGGCTAGCGCCGAGGAATGTCAAGTTCCAGTCCATAGGAGCAGGGGGTTACCATGTCTGTGGGGTGCTGGAGAATGCACAAGTCTTCTGCTGGGGAAGGAGCTTGGAGATGCAGCAGGTGTCACCTACCGGTGCTATCGGTGAAGGCGATGTAAGCATAGTGCCCATGGATGCAATGGTCTCCGTAGTCGGCGGACGATTCCATGCTTGCGGCATCAGGAGCCTTGATCACCAAGTAGCTTGCTGGGGTTTCCAACTTCAGAACAGTACATCAGCACCCAAAGGTCTCAGGTTGTATGCAATAGTGGCTGGAGACTACTTTACTTGTGGGGTGCCTGCTGAGACATCCATGAAGCCAAGGTGCTGGGGCAATAGTGGACCATTGGCACTACCAATGGCGGTATCGCCTGGGATTTGTGTATCTGCTGCATGCAGCCCCGGATACTACGAGTATGTTAACCATGGTGAGCTTGGTGGCAGTAAGGCTTGTAAGCCTGGAAACTCTAGACTCTGCTTGCCCTGCAGTGCTGCCTGTCCAGACAACTCGTATGAGTCATCACCCTGCAATGTCACGGCTGACCGTGTGTGCCAGTTTGATTGCTCGAGGTGTGTCTCAGATGAGTGTTGGTCATACTGCACATCCCGGAAGCAGACCAACAACCATAAGTCAATGGATTTTCAGATGCACATTTTTGTGGCAGAGATTGCATTTGCCATCATCTTGATTTTCACAGTGACAGCCATTGCTTGCCTATATGTACGGCACAAGCTTCGAGATTGCCGATGTTCAAAGAGCAAGTTGAGGATGACAAAGAGTACAACATACTCTTTTCGAAAGGATAACATGAAGATCCAGCCTGACGTGGAAGATCTGAAGATCAGGAGAGCTCAGGAATTTTCCTATgaggagttggaacaagcaaccGATGGCTTCTCGGAGGATTCACAAGTCGGCAAAGGTAGCTTTTCATGTGTATTCAGGGGCATTCTGAGAGATGGGACAGTCGTTGCTGTGAAGCGTGCAATAAAAGTATCGGATGCGAAGAAAAGCTCAAAGGAGTTCCATACTGAACTTGACCTCCTCTCTAGGCTCAACCATGCACATTTGCTCGACCTACTTGGTTACTGTGAGGATGGCAGCGAGAGGCTCTTGGTTTATGAGTTCATGGCTCATGGATCCCTGTACCAGCATCTGCATGGCAAGGATTCAAACTTGAAGAAGCAACTGAACTGGACCAGGCGGGTTACCATTGCTGTCCAGGCTGCTCGTGGAATAGAGTATTTGCATGGCTATGCTTGCCCACCAGTAATTCACCGAGACATTAAGTCTTCAAACATATTGATTGATGAGGATCACAATGCACGTGTTGCCGACTTTGGTCTATCTATAATGGGCCCTGTAGATAGCGGCACACCACTCTCAGAGCTGCCGGCAGGGACACTTGGGTACCTTGACCCTGAGTACTACCGTCTCCATTACTTGACGACAAAGTCCGATGTCTACAGCTTTGGAGTTGTTCTTCTAGAAATTCTAAGTGGCAGGAAAGCCATTGACATGCAGCTTGAGGAGGGCAATATTGTTGAATGGGCAGCCCCGTTGATCAAAGCTGGGGACATTTCTGGCATCCTTGATCCAGCCTTATCTCCTCCCTCTGACCCGGAGGCTTTGAAGAAGATTGCAGCTGTGGCATGCAAGTGTGTAAGAATGCGAGGCAAAGACCGGCCTTCCATGGACAAGGTGACAACATCTCTAGAGCGTGCACTTGCACTGCTGATGGGCAGCCCATGCATCGAGCAACCCATTCTGCCAACTGAAGTTGTTCTTGGGAGCAGCCGCATGCACAAAAAAGTATCACAGAGGTCATCCAATCAGTCGTGCTCAGAGAATGAGCTCGTTGATGGGGACGACCAGCGGATCGAGTACAGGGCGCCATCTTGGATAACGTTTCCAAGCGTGACCTCGTCGCAGAGGAGGAAATCATCAGCGTCGGAAGCCGACCTGGATGGCCGAACAACCACAGATGGGAGGAATGTCGGGAGCAGCATAGGAGATGGTCTGCGGTCACTGGAGGAAGAGATTGGGCCGGCGTCTCCACAGGAGAACCTGTACTTGCAGCACAACTTCTGA